From Rutidosis leptorrhynchoides isolate AG116_Rl617_1_P2 chromosome 3, CSIRO_AGI_Rlap_v1, whole genome shotgun sequence, a single genomic window includes:
- the LOC139898198 gene encoding photosystem II D1 precursor processing protein PSB27-H2, chloroplastic-like: MTYLLSLKIHTRIFNSIDNITPYKEYKPESNCISVGHQEIQSKRRRVLFSGGVSLVSVTAFNNCVFPPLIARALDEPNEQDEKDESLVGAMKSLFDPNEKTKSGKVLPKAYLNSAREVVKTLRESLKEDPNDMAKFRRVADAAKASIRDYLGNWRGQQAVINEESYVVIEKAIRTLAGFYSKAGPSAPLPEQVKSEILNNLDTADKFL, from the exons ATGACATATTTGCTCTCACTCAAGATCCACACTCGTATTTTCAATTCAATTGATAACATCACACCATACAAGGAAT ATAAGCCAGAGTCCAATTGTATTAGTGTGGGCCATCAAGAGATACAGTCTAAACGGAGACGTGTGTTATTCAGTGGCGGTGTCTCGTTAGTTTCAGTTACAGCATTCAACAACTGTGTATTTCCACCACTAATAGCACGGGCCTTAGATGAACCGAATgaacaagacgagaaagatgaaagTTTAGTTGGGGCCATGAAGTCATTGTTTGATCCTAACGAGAAAACAAAATCTGGAAAAGTGTTGCCGAAGGCTTACTTGAACTCAGCAAGAGAGGTAGTGAAAACTTTGCGTGAGTCACTAAAGGAAGACCCGAACGATATGGCTAAGTTTAGACGGGTTGCGGATGCTGCTAAAGCGTCAATACGAGATTATCTAGGCAATTGGAGGGGACAACAGGCAGTAATCAATGAG GAATCATATGTTGTAATTGAAAAAGCAATAAGAACTCTTGCAGGCTTCTACTCAAAGGCAGGTCCATCTGCACCACTTCCAGAACAAGTGAAGTCAGAAATCTTAAACAATCTTGATACAGCAGATAAGTTTTTGTGA
- the LOC139901764 gene encoding meiotic recombination protein DMC1 homolog gives MIRLCTLTIFTNYFVNVLFYRSEELSQLQLVEREEIDEDEDLFEAIDKLTSHGINAGDVKKLQDAGIYTCNGLMMHTKKNLTAIKGLSEAKVDKICEAAEKIVNFGYITGSDALLKRKAVVRITTGSQALDELLGGGIETLQITEAFGEFRSGKTQLAHTLCVSTQLPTSMKGGNGKVAYIDTEGTFRPDRIVPIAERFGMDPGAVLDNIIYARAYTYEHQYNLLLGLAAKMSEEPFRLLIVDSVIALFRVDFTGRGELAERQQKLAQMLSRLTKIAEEFNVAVYMTNQVIADPGGGVFISDPKKPAGGHVLAHAATVRLMFRKGKGEQRVCKVFDAPNLPESEAISSHTILYA, from the exons ATGATACGATTATGCACTTTAACGATATTTACTAACTATTTTGTTAACGTTTTGTTTTACAGATCCGAAGAACTGAGCCAATTGCAGCTTGTTGAACGTGAAGAAATTGACGAAGATGAAGATCTATTCGAAGCAATTGATAAGC tgACTTCTCATGGAATAAATGCTGGAGATGTTAAGAAACTGCAAGATGCAGGAATATATACATGTAATGGCTTGATGATGCACACGAAGAAG AACTTGACTGCTATAAAAGGATTATCTGAGGCTAAAGTTGATAAGATTTGTGAAGCTGCTGAGAAGATAGTG AATTTTGGCTATATCACTGGAAGTGATGCTCTGTTAAAA AGGAAAGCTGTTGTCCGCATCACTACTGGAAGTCAAGCTCTTGATGAATTGCTAGGAG GTGGTATTGAGACTCTACAAATTACTGAAGCTTTTGGGGAGTTCAG GTCTGGAAAGACACAGCTGGCTCATACTCTTTGCGTTTCAACACAG cttcctactAGCATGAAAGGAGGGAATGGGAAGGTTGCTTATATTGATACTGAGGGAACTTT CCGACCTGATCGTATTGTACCCATTGCTGAAAGGTTTGGGATGGATCCTGGAGCTGTTCTTGATAAT ATTATATATGCACGTGCATACACATACGAGCATCAATACAACCTGCTACTTGGTTTGGCAGCAAAGATGTCTGAGGAACCTTTCAGACTACTG ATTGTTGATTCTGTTATTGCTCTGTTCCGAGTAGACTTCACAGGAAGAGGAGAACTTGCAGAGCGCCAG CAAAAGCTGGCTCAAATGCTCTCCCGATTAACCAAGATTGCTGAAGAATTTAATGTTGCAGTGTATATGACAAACCAAG TGATTGCTGATCCAGGCGGTGGGGTGTTCATATCAGACCCAAAGAAACCAGCAGGGGGCCATGTTCTTGCTCATGCAGCCACTGTCAGGTTGATGTTTAGGAAAGGCAAGGGTGAACAGCGTGTCTGCAAAGTGTTTGATGCACCAAATCTCCCAGAGTCGGAAGCAATAtcctcacataccattttatatgcATGA